CTTATATCCGATTAACATTGCGGTTCAGTCGCACCCGATTGCCTTTAGGTGACTTACCGCTTTCCAGCCGTACTGTGTTCCCGTGTCAGCTTTCGCCTTTCGGTTAGGCTGGCTGTTTCCCGCGTTATCTTACGGGGCAGTACCTCATACTGCTTTTCTCATTGCCCTATCCGGGCGTACATAGTGGAACTCCGTCACATCGGTGAGCCACTTCTCGTTGGGGTGGTCTGCATAAAACCTGCGGTTCAGTACATTCTCCGCCAGATTCTTGGGGGCGGCTGCCGACCGTGTGCAGCCTCGGGGCGCGTACTTCACTGCAGACTGAATCCCCAGGCTGCGGCAGATGCGCAGCGCCCGCTTGTCGTTGACCGGTGCATGATAATACTTGTCCAAATCGTCCCGAATACGGCGGTATCCCTTGTCCGGGCTCTCCCGGTGGATCTCCCGAATCAACCCGGCAATGCGCTGATTCTCGGCGACACGGTCCCCGGCTTTCCCGGAGCGCCACCGGTAGTATCCGGCCCGGGAGATATGCAGGGCGCGGCAGGCTGCGTCCACAGGAAAGCCCTCGTTTTCCGTACCGCAGCGCACCGCTTCATACCATTGCTCCTGCCGGAACTGCCTCAGCGATCCCCCCTTTCTAACTCCTTCACTTTTTTTCGCAGATATAGCTCCATTTTCAGTAATTCATTTTCCTGTTTCAACCGGGCATTCTCAATCCGCAAGGCCTCATCCGAACTTCGGGGTATCTGATTCGCCAGCCGATGACCGCGGCGGTCCTCCAGTCCTGCCGTCCCAAGCTTCCGATATTTTTTCACCCAGCCCCGCAGTGTCTGAACCTCCACCTGATATGCCTGTGCCACATCCCCAAGCGACTGCCCGCCGTCCAGACAGGACAGCACCGCCTGCAGCCGTTCCTCCACCGTGTGTTCTCTTCTCATGACAGAACCTCCCTTCTCTTGTCTGGAGTTTCTTTCATGATACGCCTTTACCCAGTCCAATACCAGGTTCCCAGAGCGAAGCTGATACTCTTCTGCAATGGCCATGGAGCTGCCCTGGCCGGACAGGTAAGCATCCACTACTTTGCGCTTGAAGTCCTCACTGTACCGCCGCTTGGACCGGTTCCCGTCCTCCGCCAGTGCCGAGATTCCCTCCGAACGGTACCGGCTGATCCAGCTCTC
The window above is part of the Lachnoclostridium edouardi genome. Proteins encoded here:
- a CDS encoding IS3 family transposase; amino-acid sequence: MDAACRALHISRAGYYRWRSGKAGDRVAENQRIAGLIREIHRESPDKGYRRIRDDLDKYYHAPVNDKRALRICRSLGIQSAVKYAPRGCTRSAAAPKNLAENVLNRRFYADHPNEKWLTDVTEFHYVRPDRAMRKAV
- a CDS encoding helix-turn-helix domain-containing protein, with product MGKRKEFRLEEKVSLVEECLAGRLRMRDAARRAGVGHSTMESWISRYRSEGISALAEDGNRSKRRYSEDFKRKVVDAYLSGQGSSMAIAEEYQLRSGNLVLDWVKAYHERNSRQEKGGSVMRREHTVEERLQAVLSCLDGGQSLGDVAQAYQVEVQTLRGWVKKYRKLGTAGLEDRRGHRLANQIPRSSDEALRIENARLKQENELLKMELYLRKKVKELERGDR